CTCGGTCGGTGGAGCGATCGCGCAGGTCGAACGCTACTGGTCGCCGCCGGATGCACAGACCCGGCTGGACGTGGTGGCGCTGGATGATGATGGGTCGCCGGTGGTTACTGTCGAGGTCGAACGCCCGACGCACGACATTCAGTCGGGTGTTCCCGCCGACTACGACGCGATGGCGGCGGTCGAGCCTGCGGCTGCTGTGTGGGTGGTGACGAATCGCGAGTTGGGGCATCGGATCGTCGAGACGCTTAGTGGGGCTGGTGAAGGGGCGGGGCGGTTGGGGTTGGATGTTGATGCTGTTCGGGCGGCTACGTCGCCGCTGGATCGCTACGAGTTGGATGCGCCTGGGTGTTCGGCGATCCGGACGCTTTCGTCGGTTTCGGCCGAACTGTTCGAGCGGGTGTTGACGGCGGACGGGGGGTGATGGGTGGATTGTGGGGCGGTGTGGATCGGGGGAGGGATGGTGGCGAGTGGGTGAGGGATGGTGGCGAGTGGGGGAGGGATGGTGGCGAGTGGGGGAGGGATGGTGGCGAGTGGGGGAGGGATGGTGGCGAGTGGGTGAGGGACGCCTCGAAAGCCCCCGACCGCTCGACCCGCCGGGGCTTGCTGCGCGCTTCCCTCGCTTCGCTCAGTCCAGTGCTTGCGGCGCCCGGGCGGGGTCGACCGGCCGGCCCCTTTCAATCCCATCCACTTGGTCTGATTTATCGTTCGGCCGTTACAATCGGAAGGATGAGGTGCCGACGTGAGTACCGGACGTGTCGGCTCTACTCGGTTGGCTCGAACCACTCGATCGTGCGTTCGAGGCCCTCCCGGAGCGAGACGGTGGGTTCGAAGTCGAGTTTCGCCCGGGCCGTCGAGATGTCTGCTCTGGAGTGGTCGATGTCACCCTCGCGGGGGTCGGTGTGGACGATATCCGAGTCGGTGTCGGTGAGATCCTGGATAAGTTCGGCGAGTTCGCGGATCGAAACCGACTCGCCGGTGCCGACGTTGTACGCCTCGCCGACATGGTCGGTCCGGGCAGCCGCAAGATTGGCCCGGACGACGTCCTCGACGAAGACGAAATCCCGGGTCTGATCGCCTTCCCCGTGGACCGTGATGTCGTCGCCGGCGAGGGCCTGTTCGATGAAGACGCTGACGACCCCTGCGTAGTCGCCGCCGGTTTGTCCGGGTCCATAGACATTGAAATACCGGAGTGCGACGGTGTCGAGGTCGTAGAGGTCGTGATACAGACGGGTGTAGTGGTCGGCGGTGAGTTTGTCGAGGCCGTACGGCGAGGTGGGTTCTTTCGGGTGGGATTCGTCGATCGGAGTGTCTTCGGGGTGGCCGTAGATCGCGGCGCTGGAAGCGACGACGACCCTGACGTCGTGTTCGCGGGCGGCGTCGAGGACGTTCAGGGTGCCGGTGGCGTTGATGGTGTGGCTCTCGTGGGGCGTCTCGATGGATTCGGCGACGTGTCGGCGGTCGTAATGCCGCTGGCCGAGCTACAGACCGCGACCGGGCTCGCAGACGGAGATCGGGCGGATCAGATCATGATCGCCTCCGGGGATCGAGGAGTGAGAGAAGATCTCGAGGGGATATACCCCGGCACCAACGTGGTCACGCGGGGCGGCCTCGCCGGAATGGAGATCACGCCGACGAACCTCCCGCTGGCGATGGCGCTCGCAGCGAGCGTGGTCGCCGGCGGAATCGGCATCGCGTTCGTCGCCACCATGATGGGGCTGGAGGTGACGGCGAACCGCCGGGAGCTGGCGACGCTTGCGGTGGTCGGGTTCTCCGCCCGGTCGCGGGCGCTGGTCGTCACCGCCGAGGCGGTCACCGTGACGGTCGCAGGCGGCCTTCTCGGGGTGGCGCTGGGGGCTGTCGGACTCCTCGCACTGAACGCGGGCGTCGCCCGGGCGGTCGGCGTGCCGGCGGTCGGCACGTTGTCGCCCTGGATCGTCGCCTATGGGCTGGGCATCGCGATCCTCATCGGGATCGTGACCGCGCCGTATCTCTCGTATCTCGGCCTGCGAACCGACACGCTCGCGGAACTGTCACGATGAGAGTCACAGAATGGATCCGAGGCGGGGTATCGCGAACCGCGGGCACCGTCGGGTTCGCGATACGGGGGTTGCGCTCCGATCGGATGCGCACCGCCTTTGCAGTCTTCGGCGTCGTACTCGCGGTGCTGTCGGTGACGCTTCTGGTCGGGGTCGGAGTCGGCGTGACCGAGACCGGCGAGGAACTGTTCGATCGGAGCGACCGCGACCTGTGGGTGTCCGGCGGGCCGGTCGACATCGCGCCCGGCACCGTCGGCGGGTTCCGCAACCCGGTCACCGACGCCCACACCGTGGCAGCGGAGATCGACGGACACGAGGCGGTCCGGCACGCCGGCCCGATGGCATTCCAGGTCGTGTACGTGAGTCCGGACGGCGAGGAGTTCGAGACGCTCATCGGCACCGGCGTTCCCGGCGGTGGCCCTTCGATCGTGCTGGAGGACGGCGAGGGGTTCACCGGCGGTGATACCCACTACGCCGACGGCAGCTACGACGGCCCGATGACCCATCAAGTGATCGTCGACCCCGCGACCGCAGAGCGGTTCGACCTCGCGGTCGGCGACACCTTACACGTCGGCGGCACGATCGGGGACGCCCGACGCAACGAGTTCGAGGTGGTCGGGATCTCGCCGACGTTCAGGGAGTTCCTTGGCACGGGCACCGCCACGATCCGGTTGAGCGAACTGCAGACGCTCACCGGCTCGGCCCACGAAGACCGGGCGACGTTGATCTCGGTGCGGCTGGAATCCGGCGCGGATCCGGAGGCAGTCCGGGACGAACTCCAGGAAGCGTACCCCGCCTACGACGTGCGCACCAACCGGGAACAGTTCCTCGCCGTGCTCGAACGCCAGGCGGTCGTCCTCGCGGGGGGGATCAGCCTGGCGGCGCTCGGCGTGATCGCCGGGGCAGCGCTGTCGATGAACCTGCTGTTGTCGATGGTGTACGCTCAGCGGGAGACGTTCGCGGTGATGCGCGCACTCGGGATGGGAGGTCGAACAGTTGTCGGTGTGGCGTTAACGCAGGCGGTGATCGTGGGGATCGCTGGCGGCGCCGTCGGATTGCTCGTGACGCCGGCCGCGGCCGCAGGGATCGAGACGATCGCGGCGACGGTGACGGGATTCGAGGGACTGGTGCAGGTGCCGACAGAGGCGTACCTCGCGGGCGGTGCCATCGCGGCCGTCTTCACCGCGATCGGCGGCGTCGCCGGCGCGGTTCGCGTGTCCCGGATCGCCCCGCTCGAACAGTTGACCCGGTGAACGTCTCGGAACGGTCGCTGATCGGGCTCCAGGAGATCGACGGCTACGCCACCGACATCGTCACCGAGGACCTGGATCTGGTGGTGCGGCTCCACCGACAGATGCTCGAAAACGATCGGCCCTGTCGGGTCGAGTTCGTCCCGGAACCGGTGGTCTGGGCCCAGGTGCCGGAGACGCTTGCGGATCTGAGCACACAGCGCCGACGGTGGTACCGCGGACTGTACCTGCTTTCGGAGGGGATCGGGCCGCTGATCGAAACGTACGGCTACGTTGTGGTGCCGGTCGCGTTCGCGCTGGGGGTGGTGAACCTCGAGTCGCAGTCACGATTTTTTTGAGGCCCGTCGACCTACGGACGGCAATGTCCGCAAACCGGAAGGGAGACAGACGGGAGCGCGAACTCGTCAACGCGCTCGACGAGGCGGGATTCGCGGTGATGCGCGCGCCGGCGAGCGGCAGCGCGACCGATCGGGAACTCCCGGACGTGCTCGCCGGCAACGGCGAGATGTTTTACGCCATCGAGGCGAAATCCAGCGCCGGCGACCCGATCTATCTCAGCGGGGAGGAGGTCGAGGCGCTGGTGTACTTCGCGCGGAACTTCGGCGCCAAACCCCGGATCGGCGTCCGGTTCGACCGCGAGGACTGGTACTTCTTTCACCCGGGAGATCTCTACACCACCGACGCCGGGAGCTACCGCGTCAAAAAGGAGACCGCGCTCGCGGAGGGCACCGACTTCGCGGAGTTCGTCGGCGAGTCGAAACGGACGACCCTCGACGATCTGTGAGGGGGGTATAACGGTCTAGAACACCTGCGCGTTGCCGTCCTTTCGCGGCTCCGTCGCCGCAGACAACACCCCGTCGTCGTTGCGGACCGCCTGTGCCCCGCCGAACAACAGCGGCTGGAGGATCCGGACGTCGTGTCCCCGACGGACGAGTTTCGCCGCCACGTCCGAATCGAAGTGGGGTTCGACTGCGAGCTCCCCCGATTCCCGATAGCGCCAGCGCGGCCGGTCCAGCGCCGCCTGCAGCGGTAGCTCGTAGTCGACGAGGTTCGACAGCACCTGGACGTGCCCCTGCGGCTGCATGTATCCGCCCATCACGCCGAACGCGAGCCAGTCGTCCGGTCCCAGACGCGCGACCGCCGGGATCAGGGTGTGGAACGGGCGTTTCCTCGGCTCCAGCCGGTTCGGGTGGTCCGGATCGAGCGAGAACGACGCCCCGCGGTTCTGTAACGCGATTCCGGTGTCGCCGGCGACGAGCCCGGAGCCGAACCCCGCAAAGCGGGAGTTGATGTACGAGACGACGTTGCCCGCCTCGTCTGCGACGGTGAGCAGCACGGTGTCGGCGTCCTCGGCGTTCGCATCGGGCACGCCGAAGGTGACGTCGTCGCTCGCCTCCTCGCCGACGGTTTCGGCCCGCCGTTTCGCCCACGACTGCGACCCAAGCGGGGGATGATCCTCGTAGTCGGGGTCGGTGATGTACCGGTGGCCGTCGTGGAACGCGCGCTTCATCGCCTCCGCGAAGTAGTGGACGCATTCGGGCGATTCGAGCGGATGGTCGCCGGCGCCCAGTTCGGCGGCGACGTTGAGCGCCTCCAGCGCGATCAGTCCCTGGTTGTTCGGGGGAAGTTCGTACACCTCGGCGCCGTTGTACGTCGTCGAAACCGGTTCTGGCCACTCCACCTCGAAGTCGGCGAGGTCTTCGACGGACAGGAACCCGCCCCGCGACTGTACCTCCTGTGTGATCTCCCCGGCGATCTCGCCCTCGTAGACGACGTCCGCGCCCTCCTCGGCGATCTTTTGCATCGATCGGCCGAGTTTCGGCAGCGTCACCAGCTCTCCGGTTTCGGGTGCCCTGTCGTCGACCAGGTACGCCTCCCTGGCGTTGTCGGTCCGGAAGAGCGCTTCGGCGTGGCTCCAGGAGGACGCGATCACTTCCGAGACGGGATATCCCTCGATCGCGTACTCGATCGCGGGCTCGAGCAGCTCCGAGAGCGGTTTCGTCCCCAGCTCCCGGGCAGTCGCCTCCCACCCCCTGGCGGTCCCGGGGACCGTCACCGTGTGGGGGCCGTGCATCGGCATCTCGACGTCGTCGGGTTCGTCCGTCTCGGGCGCCCACGGGTAGTCGGTGTCGCCGTCCGGCTCCGCCTCGGCGAGCGCCTCCCGGACGCGCTCGATCGTCGCGCCCGCCGGTGCACCGCCGCAGGCGCGCATCGCGCCCACCTCGCCGTCTGCGGTCCGATAGAGCGCGAACACGTCGCCGCCGAGGCCGGTCGAGGTCGGTTCGACGACGTTGAGCGCCGCGGCGGTCGCGACGGCCGCGTCGAACGCGTTGCCGCCCTGCCGGAGGCTCCGTATCCCGGCTTCCGCCGCCAGTGGCTGACTGGTCGCGACTGCACCGCGCCGTCCGTAGACGGTCGAACGCCTCGAAGTGAACCGGTCGAGGTCGGGGTCTGCCATGGGGTCGCTTGCGCGGGGAACCGCAAAAGCGTCCGGCTCCCGGGGGGGATTGCCACCTTTCGGAAAGAGGGCCTAAGTCGTTCCGCCTCGAATCGGGTCGCATGAAGACGGCAGTCGTCGTCGCAGGAGGGCGATCGACCCGATTCGGGGGCGCCGACAAGGCGGTCGCCGACCTGGCGGGCACGCCGATGATCCGCCGGGTCGCCGATCGGATCGTCGACGTCGTCGACGCCGTCGTGATCAATTGCCGGGACGATCAGGTCCCTGCGATCCGCGAGGCGATGGCGGGGTATCCCCGCCGCGTCACGTTCGCGGTCGATCCCGAACCCGACCGCGGGCCGATGGCCGGCATCATGACCGGACTCCGGGGCGTCGAATCGATCGCGGGCCCGGACGCGCCGGCGTTCGTCGTCGCCTGCGACATGCCGTTCGTCGATCCCGGCTTCATCGAGCACCTGTTCGATCGCGTCGACGGCTACGACGCGGCGGTCCCCCGACTCGACGATCGGTGGTTCCAGACCACACAGGCCGTCTATCGCGCCGAGCCGATGGCGGCGGCCTGCGAGGCTGCGCTCGACCGGGGCGAACGCAAGATCATCGAGCCCCTGTTCGACCTGGAGTACGTCGTCATCGAGGAGGCGGAAGCGCTGGAACACACCACGAGGGGCGCCTTCGAGAACCTCAACACCCGCGAGGAGTTCCGCCGGGCCGAAGAGCGGTTCCTCGACCGGGAGCGTCGCTGATCTCGATCACTCCTCGAGTGCGCGTGCTGCCGCCACGGCGCCGGCGTCGGAGTCGACGTCGGCTCCCTCCTCGGCGAGGATCGAGCCGAACGCGGCAATGAAGTGGGTGATGTTCTCCGGCCGGGCGGAGTTGCCCATACAGCCGACCCGGAAGATGTCGCCCGACAGCGCCCCGAGACCGCCGACGATCTCGATGCCGTGTTCGTCCATCAGACGGTCGATCACCCGGCCGTCGTCGACGCCGTCGGGCACCTGCACGGGATTGAGCGTCGGCAGCCAGTGGTCGTCGTCCACGTTCAGGGGCACCCCCATCGCCTCGACGCCGGCCTTGAGCGCGCCGGCGACCCGGCGGTGGCGGGCCCAGCGGTCCTCCAGGCCCTCCTCCTCGACCATCCGGAGCGCCTCGCGGAGCGCATACGTCGTCGCGGTCGGTCCCGTGTGGTGGTAGTTCCGTTCGGCGCCCCAGTACTCCCAGACGCCCTCCAGGTCGAGATACCACGATCGGACCGGCTCCTCCCTGTCGTGGACCTTCTGAACAGCGCGGTCGTTGAAGGTGATCGGGCTGGATCCCGGCGGCGCCGAGAGGCACTTCTGGGAGCCCGAGTACACCACGTCGACGCCCCACTCGTCGGTCCGGAACTCCACCCCGCCCAGCGAGGCGACCGTGTCGGCGATCACGTACGCGTCGTGGTCGTGGGCGATCCGCGCGAGCTCGGGGATCTGCGTTTGTCGCGCCCCGGTGCTCGTCTCGCCGTGGACGAACCCGAACACGGTCGGCTCGTGGCGGTCGAACGCCGCGGCCACGTCGTCGGGATCGAGCGGTTCGCCCCACGGCGCGTCGACGGTGACGACTTCGCCCCCCGCCCGCTCGGCGATCTGCCCCATGCGGTCCCCGAAGTAGCCGTTTGACGGCACGAGGACGGTCTCGCCGGGCTCGACGAGGTTCGCGAAGGCGGTCTCCATGGCCGCCGAGCCGGTGCCGCTGACCGCGAAGGTGTACTCGTTGTCGGTGCAAAACAGCATCCGGAGCAGCTCCTGAACGTCGTCCATCACCTCGACGTAGTAGTCGTCGAGATAGCCGACGAACGGGGTGGCCATCGCCTTCAGCACCCGGGGGTGGGCGTCGCTCGGGCCGGGGCCCAGAAGCGTCCGATCCGGCGGTACCAGCTCGTCGGTCTCCGAGTTGCGCGCCATACTCGCCGGTACACTCGACTCGCAGGTAAAACTACCCGCCGTCCGTGCCGTCACAGAGCCCGTCGAACGCCCCATCCGCGATCCCCGGTCCGTCGGGAACGCGGATCCGACCGCCCTCGGCGGGCGCGGGATCCGGCGCGAGATCCTCGGCGAGCAGTCCGCCCGTTGCGAGTCCACACGCGGAAACGTCGGGAATCGCCGCGGCGACGTGGACGGCGGCAGTCCGGGCGACGACGGCGTCGATCGTGGTCGTGATCACGGGCTCGACGCCGGCCTCCCTGGCCGCCGTCGCCGCCTCGACTGTCAGATCTGGCCCCCCGAGCGCCATCGGCTTCAACACGACGACGTCTGCCGCCTCCGCCTCGATTGCCCGCCGGACCCGGTCGAGTGGGCTGGTTTCGCCGTCCCCTCGAACTGCGAGCGATTCGTCGAGTGCGATGCCGACCCCCCGGCTGCGGAGGTGGGCGTGTCCCTCGAGATCGTCGGCAGGGAGGGGCTGTTCGACGTAGTCGACGCCGAACGCGCCGAATTGCTCGATTGCTCGCTCGGCCGTCCCCCGGCTCCATGCGCCGTTCGCGTCCGCCCGGAGCGTCACCGCCTCCCCGACGGCATCCCTGACGGCGCGCAGCCGCTCGAGATCGCCCGAGAGCGCCCGATTGCCGACCTTGACTTTGAGACAGTCGAACCCCACGTCGACGGCCTCACGGCAGCTGGCTGCCGTCTCTGCCGGCGATCCGTCGCCGACGGTGGCGTTGACCGGCACCGTGTCGGCTGGAGCGGCGCCGGTTCCATGGCGGTTCGAGAGCCGTTCGGCGAGTGACGCGTTCGCGGTCCGGGCGTCCCGGTCGAGCCGAGCCAGCGCGACGCCGTGGCGGGCCGCCGGCGCCTCGGGTGGATCGACGGCGGACGCCGCGTCCCCGCTTGCGGCAGCGAACGCCTCGAGTTCCTTCCGACAGCGGCCGTACGGCTCGGTCCACCCCGGAAGCGGCGTCGCCTCTCCGATTCCCTGAACCGTCGGTTCCGCTTTCGACGCGTCGTTGTCTTCGCCGCCCCCTCCGATCCCAACGAGAAACCCTCGACGCTGGGAGATTTCCCCGCGTGCGGTCGAAAGCGGCGCGACGAGCGGCACTGAAAAGGGACGAATCCGCATCCGGATCACCCGATCGCGAGCCCGACCGCGAACAGGATCGCGAACGCGGCCAGCAGCTTGCCTGCCGATTCGAGCGCGGGGTTGAGAACGTCCCCGGCGGTCTCGGTCAGCACCGTCCGTGCGATCCGCCCCGCGAACGGCAGCGTCAGCAGGGGTGAAAGAACCACGATCGACCAGCCCTGGAGCAGGAACCAGAACGGGACCGCGTACGCCAGCGCGAGCATCGAGAGGAACTGCGCGCGGGAAAACCGGTAGCCGAACCGCACTGTGAGCGTCCGCTTGCCGGTTTCGGCGTCCTCCTCGCGGTCGCGAACGTTGTTCACCACGAGGATGTTCGTCGAGAGCGCGGCGATCGGGAGGCTGGCGACGACCGCCGGGACGGTGACGGTTCCCGGCGGGATCCAGACCGGGAACGCGCCCGGGAGCAGTGCCGCCGCCTGGACGTAGTAGGTGCCGACGACCGCGATCACGCCGAAGAAGACGAACACGAACAGGTCGCCGAGGCCGTGATATCCGAGCGGGTACGGGCCGCCGGTGTAGGCGATCCCGGCGGCGATCGACACCAGCCCGACGACGAGGATCGGCACCCCGCCGACGTACACCAGGTACGTGCCGACCACCACCGCGGCGGCGAACGTGAGCCACATCGCCCGTTTCACGGACTGGGGTTCGATCAACCCGCCGGCAGTCACCCGCGTGAAGCCTTCGCGCTTTTCGGTGTCGGCCCCCTGGACGGCGTCGTAGTAGTCGTTGGCGAAGTTGGTGCCGATCTGGATGAGCGAGGCACCGACCAGCGCGGCAACCGCCGGCGCGGCCGCGAACACGCCGTCCTGGAGCGCGATCCCCACCCCGACGACGACCGGCGCGAGCGCCGCCGGCAGCGTCTGTGGCCGCGCGGCGATGAGCCAGGCCTTCCGCCGCGAGACGTCCTGCGTAGCCATCGTCCGTCGTTCGGGCCTCCTGTCCCTCAATGTTGTTATCCGCGGCGCCTGTTAGTGTCGGGCCCCGCGACCCCGAATCACGCCGCTCGTTTTATGAGACGGGTGACGTAACAGGGGTGTATGTCCGAACTGGAAGGCGTCGCGGTCGAGGATCTCCGGGAGTGGATCGAACACGTGTCCGAAAAGGAGTCGGCGCAGTTCCTGATGATCGCGCTCGCGAGCGCCGAAGAGGGGCGCGACGTCGGCGAACTGGCCGACCTGTACGGGCTCGACGGCGACGAGATCGCAGACTGGATCGACACCGCCAACGAGGAGTCGCTCGTCACTGCGGTCGCCCGAACCGAGGGCGTCGACGTCGACGAACTCGCCGATACGTACGGCCTCTCGCCGCGGACGGTGCTCGACTGGTTCCGGAACCTCGAGGGGGAGCCGATCCCGGACGCGGCGGCAGTCATTGCGCGGTACAGCCAGCGCGGATCCGCGCCGGTCGTCCGGCAGACGCCCGCGCGGGTGACCTACCTCGACTACGAAGCGATCCACGCCAACGGCTGGTCCGTCGAAGACGACGACCTGTTCGAGAAGGCCTCCGAGGTGTACCGCCTGAATTCCGAAGAGTACGGCCGTATCCTGGTCGAGCCAGGCGAGACGATCCTCGAGGCCGCCGAGAACCGCGGGCTGTCGTGGCCGTACGCCTGTCGCGGCGGTGCCTGCGCGAACTGTGCGGTGCTCGTAAAGGAGGGCGACGTCGCGATGCCCGGCAACCACGTGCTCACTGACGACCAGGTCAACGTGATGAACGCCCGGCTCACCTGCGTCGGCGTTCCGGTGACGGATGCGGTAAAGCTCGTGACGAACGTCCAGCAGCTCGAGGACTTCGAGGACCTCCGTCTGCCGTCGCCCCTGGGCGAAAGCGACACGCCGCCGTCGGCGTGATCCCGGCGCCGGCGCCGCGTTGTATCCCCGACGGCTATCCGTCGACGAGCGGCTCTTCGGCGCGATAGACGATCCGCATCGGGAGCCCACGCTCGTCGGTCGGCGGCTCTTCGGGCAGCGATCGGAGCGGCGCCCTGGACGGTCGGGCGGTGTATCCCAGAACCACGGCGTCGAGCACATCCTCGATCCGCACGTCGTGACCCGCCGTGGCCTCTGCGGCGGCCTGGACCGTCGGCGCCCCGTCCCGATCGAACGCCGCCAGCCTGCGCATCCGTTCGGCGTACCCGCCCGCAGTCCGTCGGTCGTACCGCAGCGGCCCGTCGCCGATGGCACGAAAACAGACGTCCGGCCGCGATTCCAGGATCGTCGCTCTCGCCTCCGGAATCTCCCCGACGAGTTCGTCCACCGCGGCGATCGAGGGCGCACGCTCGAAGGCGGCCTCGGGGAGCCGTTCGCCCGTCTTCCGCTCGTGAACTTTCGCGGCGGTCGAGTACCGTCGCTTTCGCGTCGCTTCCCGGACCGGAGTGACGCCCGGACGGCTCGACTCTCGCGGCGGTTCTCCGCCGTCGTCGTGCTGGAGGACCTGTTTTGCGAGAACGTCACATTGCCGGTGGGGATCCCCGTCGTCGACCAGGCCGATCGGCACGTCGACGAGGATCCGGTCGGCCTCCTCGTACCGAAGCCACAGGTCACCGATTTCGGGGAAGACCTCGGCGTGATCGAACTCCCGGCCGTCGAAGGCAACGGCTACCCACGCGGCGTCACCCCGAACGGCCCCAACCGACAGCGACGCGTCACTCATCGTTCGATGGTTCAGCGGCCGGAACAAAAACAGTACGGTGGCCGGCGGGGCTATTTCGCCGGGGCGTACTTTCGGGCGTACGGTCCCGCGATCGGAACCGAGTATTCCGACCCCTGGTACGCCTTGTACATCAGGAACAGCCAGGCGACGAATGCGACCGGGGCCAACAGTATACTCACGATACCGAGCAGTGCGCCCGCGATCCAGCCGACGACCGGGATCACGGCGAGTACCGTCAAAAGCACCGTCATGCCGATGCTGAGGACGAACAGCCCGCCGAAGACGATCGTGCTCTGGGCGCCGTGGAACCGGACGAACTCGTCGTCGTCCTCCACGAGGTAAAAGAGGATCCCCGTGATCGGACCCAGGAGATAGCTCAACGCACCGGCGACGTTCGAATCCAGGCCGGTTCCCGATGCGCCTTCCGTCTCGCCGCCCCCCTCGTCGACGTCGGCGTCGTGTTCGGTCTGTGTTTCGTCGTCCTGTTCGTTCGGCGTATTCTGTTTGCTCGTCATAGTTGTGTCCCTCCGTAGGAATGAGGGCCTTCGAGGGAAAAGGTATATGTTGCCTACCGGTCGGATACCCTGACCGATCGCCGAAAAATAACGGCTTATTTTCATGAACCCGTCAAGATGTCCCGAGAGCCGAGTGAACAGTACTCGCACAACCCTTATCCCTCCAGTGCCCCTCCCACAACAGGCAATGGCAACTGGTACTGTTGATTTCTTCAACGACACAGGCGGTTACGGTTTCATCTCGACTGAGGACGCGGACGACGACGTGTTCTTCCACATGGAAGACGTTGGCGGCCCGGATCTCGAAGAGGGGCAGGAAGTCGAATTCGACATCGAACAGGCCGACAAAGGCCCCCGCGCGACGAACCTGCAGCGGCTGTAACTCGGTTTATCCGACGTTCTAGCCCGGTATCGACGATCGAAACGATCGAAACGAAGCGGTCCGTGGTTTCTGCGGGCCGGAACTGACCGGCGAGCGACGGCGCTCGACTCGAGAGGGAGCGCTATGCGTGAATCGTCTCGAAGTCGTCGACCGGCATCACGCTGTAATCGATCGACAGCGTGTCCTTCGTCGCCCGGATCTTGCCCACGAACGTGGAAATCTCCTCGAGGTCGCCCTCGAGCACGAACAGTTCCATACAGTAGTGGTTCCCGACGTGGCTGTGGAAGTTCGAGGCCACTAGGTCCTCGTGCTCGTGTCGCAGATGCATCATCTGCTCTTCGACGCTTGTGGTCTCGTAGTTGAAAAGCACCGTCACGACCGCCATCAACTCGCGGTCCTCCAGGCGACTGTCCTCGAACTCGTCGAGCAGGTTCCGGGAGGCCTCCCGGACGACCTCGCTTCGCCCGGTGTAGCCGTGGTCCTCGGCGAACTCGTCGATCCGCTCGAGCAGCTCTTCCGGCATCGAGACGCTCACTACCGTCATGTATTAAAAGAGGCGGCTGTTCCTGTTAATCCTTATTATCTTACGTTCCGTGCTGCCACGAGGAGAGGTACTCCTCCTGTTCTGCCGACAGGGTGTCGAACTCGACGCCCTCGGCTTCGAGTTTGATCTCGGCGATCTCGCGGTCGAGGTCGTCGGGCACCTCGTGGACGCCCGGCTCGTAACCGTCGCCGTTCTCGGCCAGTTCCCTGACGCAGGCGGCCTGGACGCCGAACGACTGGTCCATCACCTCGACGGGGTGGCCCAGCGCGAGCGGGGCCGCCAG
The Halalkaliarchaeum desulfuricum DNA segment above includes these coding regions:
- a CDS encoding DUF429 domain-containing protein; protein product: MSDASLSVGAVRGDAAWVAVAFDGREFDHAEVFPEIGDLWLRYEEADRILVDVPIGLVDDGDPHRQCDVLAKQVLQHDDGGEPPRESSRPGVTPVREATRKRRYSTAAKVHERKTGERLPEAAFERAPSIAAVDELVGEIPEARATILESRPDVCFRAIGDGPLRYDRRTAGGYAERMRRLAAFDRDGAPTVQAAAEATAGHDVRIEDVLDAVVLGYTARPSRAPLRSLPEEPPTDERGLPMRIVYRAEEPLVDG
- the fer gene encoding ferredoxin Fer, with protein sequence MSELEGVAVEDLREWIEHVSEKESAQFLMIALASAEEGRDVGELADLYGLDGDEIADWIDTANEESLVTAVARTEGVDVDELADTYGLSPRTVLDWFRNLEGEPIPDAAAVIARYSQRGSAPVVRQTPARVTYLDYEAIHANGWSVEDDDLFEKASEVYRLNSEEYGRILVEPGETILEAAENRGLSWPYACRGGACANCAVLVKEGDVAMPGNHVLTDDQVNVMNARLTCVGVPVTDAVKLVTNVQQLEDFEDLRLPSPLGESDTPPSA
- a CDS encoding mandelate racemase/muconate lactonizing enzyme family protein; this translates as MRIRPFSVPLVAPLSTARGEISQRRGFLVGIGGGGEDNDASKAEPTVQGIGEATPLPGWTEPYGRCRKELEAFAAASGDAASAVDPPEAPAARHGVALARLDRDARTANASLAERLSNRHGTGAAPADTVPVNATVGDGSPAETAASCREAVDVGFDCLKVKVGNRALSGDLERLRAVRDAVGEAVTLRADANGAWSRGTAERAIEQFGAFGVDYVEQPLPADDLEGHAHLRSRGVGIALDESLAVRGDGETSPLDRVRRAIEAEAADVVVLKPMALGGPDLTVEAATAAREAGVEPVITTTIDAVVARTAAVHVAAAIPDVSACGLATGGLLAEDLAPDPAPAEGGRIRVPDGPGIADGAFDGLCDGTDGG
- a CDS encoding 1,4-dihydroxy-2-naphthoate polyprenyltransferase, encoding MATQDVSRRKAWLIAARPQTLPAALAPVVVGVGIALQDGVFAAAPAVAALVGASLIQIGTNFANDYYDAVQGADTEKREGFTRVTAGGLIEPQSVKRAMWLTFAAAVVVGTYLVYVGGVPILVVGLVSIAAGIAYTGGPYPLGYHGLGDLFVFVFFGVIAVVGTYYVQAAALLPGAFPVWIPPGTVTVPAVVASLPIAALSTNILVVNNVRDREEDAETGKRTLTVRFGYRFSRAQFLSMLALAYAVPFWFLLQGWSIVVLSPLLTLPFAGRIARTVLTETAGDVLNPALESAGKLLAAFAILFAVGLAIG
- a CDS encoding cold-shock protein, whose amino-acid sequence is MATGTVDFFNDTGGYGFISTEDADDDVFFHMEDVGGPDLEEGQEVEFDIEQADKGPRATNLQRL
- a CDS encoding DUF4870 domain-containing protein, whose product is MTSKQNTPNEQDDETQTEHDADVDEGGGETEGASGTGLDSNVAGALSYLLGPITGILFYLVEDDDEFVRFHGAQSTIVFGGLFVLSIGMTVLLTVLAVIPVVGWIAGALLGIVSILLAPVAFVAWLFLMYKAYQGSEYSVPIAGPYARKYAPAK
- the nikR gene encoding nickel-responsive transcriptional regulator NikR: MTVVSVSMPEELLERIDEFAEDHGYTGRSEVVREASRNLLDEFEDSRLEDRELMAVVTVLFNYETTSVEEQMMHLRHEHEDLVASNFHSHVGNHYCMELFVLEGDLEEISTFVGKIRATKDTLSIDYSVMPVDDFETIHA